From one Coffea eugenioides isolate CCC68of chromosome 11, Ceug_1.0, whole genome shotgun sequence genomic stretch:
- the LOC113752441 gene encoding putative late blight resistance protein homolog R1A-3, whose amino-acid sequence MSNYAETFVADGKDQIALLLEQLIFLKPIKNVMDREEMDISFVQIESLLREITSLSYLNLANKRDAKEMIKKINLSSVLLLDKLKHRKRMLIEIGPQFPLFEFPKTHKLGFIDFLYTNLGELLKYDPVSIAPLKHYVEEIQQHLKSLSSFLVSVSESDMHENPELKDVGDRATEIAYKVEYVIDSIVDEAQWQHFFWFHHQLEELRLINELATGIRLTYSDAKVPKSIVSSVAIDMVSQERAREVIKEMVVNLSDEEQVIIDQLTRGSSRRGIVSIVGMPGLGKTTLARKVYNNQNVTRRFHCRAWCYVSQVYEKKELLLKILHDMHGLSDEICQMTTEDLESKLRQCLLKNKYLIVMDDVWDARAWNDLQNSFPDDNIGSRILMTSRHCHVALEIEPNGDPHLLRSLFEDESWILLEGKVFQGEGCPQELLPIGKKIAQRCGGLPLATVTISGLLQRTVKSCISQQTEKSKEFWENILESLSSEIMSDPEARCNEIFELSYKHLPGHLRACFLYLGVFLEERDIPVSKLIRFWLAEGFIPNTESRRLEDIAEAYLVDLINRSLVIVSKRRSNGQVKSCRLHDLILVFCRSKAKSENFLQLLMKSDEPYSSFPSSDYGFEFDFHDHLAPVTYKAYRLSIFLKRNHFVESRPSGPGTRSLIFFASTDAEPRCPYDISFICHNFKFLRVLDFESINIGVSFPVEIGLLVRLRYLAVSGYLQYIPKSIANLRKLETLIVKGLRGKVVLPKTIWQMTSLRHLHLNIHVAFKLDDEELGGWYQLENLVSFSRPSLSCGEDSEQVMKRFPYLRKLKCIFFESRKSSSNCNQFPRLSSLTHLESLNIFYYGRPINTTEFILPSNLRKLTLSNFHLPWNRISAIGKLPKLEVLKLLSGAFEGPIWDMGDEEFQELKFLKLDSLNVAQWNASCDHLPKLERLVLQNCKELEKIPHDFAEISMLEMIEVHWCGQSAENSAKGIGDSTGEIKVLISSSYVRS is encoded by the exons ATGAGTAATTATGCTGAGACTTTCGTGGCTGATGGGAAAGATCAAATAGCACTCCTTCTTGAGCAGCTCATTTTTTTGAAACCAATTAAGAATGTGATGGACAGAGAGGAAATGGACATAAGCTTTGTACAAATTGAATCACTTTTGAGGGAGATAACAAGTTTATCTTACTTGAATCTTGCCAACAAAAGAGACGCAAAAGAGATGATCAAGAAAATTAACCTTTCATCTGTGCTGCTGCTAGACAAGTTGAAGCATCGTAAGCGAATGCTTATTGAGATTGGCCCCCAATTTCCCTTGTTCGAGTTTCCCAAGACTCACAAACTGGGGTTCATTGATTTTCTATACACAAACCTAGGGGAGCTGCTGAAATATGATCCTGTGTCAATTGCACCATTGAAGCATTATGTTGAAGAGATTCAACAACATCTCAAGTCATTGAGTTCATTTCTTGTCAGTGTTTCAGAGTCGGATATGCATGAGAATCCAGAACTGAAAGATGTTGGTGATCGTGCTACTGAGATAGCATATAAAGTGGAATATGTTATTGACTCGATTGTGGATGAAGCTCAATGGCAGCATTTCTTCTGGTTTCATCATCAATTAGAGGAGTTAAGACTTATTAATGAGCTGGCCACTGGAATTCGCTTGACATACTCTGATGCCAAAGTCCCAAAAAGCATTGTCTCCAGCGTTGCAATCGATATGGTATCGCAGGAGCGTGCAAGGGAAGTAATCAAAGAAATGGTGGTAAATCTCAGTGATGAAGAGCAGGTTATAATTGATCAACTTACCAGAGGATCCTCAAGGCGAGGTATTGTTTCTATTGTTGGAATGCCAGGTCTTGGAAAGACAACATTGGCTAGGAAAGTGTACAACAATCAAAATGTTACACGCCGCTTTCATTGTCGTGCATGGTGTTATGTTTCCCAAGTATATGAGAAGAAGGAATTACTGCTCAAGATTTTACATGACATGCATGGGCTTTCTGATGAGATTTGCCAAATGACTACCGAAGATCTTGAATCAAAATTGCGTCAATGCTTGTTGAAAAACAAGTATCTCATAGTTATGGATGATGTGTGGGATGCTAGAGCTTGGAATGACTTGCAAAATTCATTCCCAGATGACAACATTGGAAGCAGGATTCTAATGACGAGTCGTCATTGTCACGTGGCCTTGGAAATTGAACCAAATGGTGATCCTCATTTACTTCGCTCACTTTTTGAGGATGAAAGTTGGATTTTGTTAGAAGGAAAGGTGTTCCAAGGAGAAGGTTGTCCCCAGGAATTGTTGCCAATCGGAAAGAAAATTGCTCAAAGGTGTGGTGGGCTACCTCTAGCAACTGTTACAATTTCAGGTCTTCTGCAAAGGACAGT GAAAAGTTGCATATCCCAACAGACAGAAAAGAGCAAAGAATTTTGGGAAAACATTTTAGAAAGCTTGAGTTCCGAAATAATGAGTGATCCAGAAGCTCGGTGCAATGAAATCTTTGAACTGAGCTACAAGCACTTGCCAGGACATCTAAGAGCATGCTTTCTTTATTTGGGTGTTTTTCTGGAAGAAAGAGATATTCCTGTGAGTAAATTGATACGTTTCTGGCTTGCTGAAGGTTTCATTCCAAACACTGAATCAAGGAGATTGGAGGATATTGCCGAGGCATACTTGGTGGATCTAATTAACAGAAGCCTAGTAATAGTCTCCAAGAGAAGATCCAACGGGCAGGTCAAATCATGTCGCCTTCATGATCTTATACTTGTTTTCTGCAGATCGAAGGCCAAAAGTGAGAATTTCTTGCAGCTGTTAATGAAGTCTGATGAACCATATTCTTCTTTTCCTAGCTCAGATTATggttttgaatttgattttcacGATCATTTAGCTCCTGTAACATATAAGGCCTATAGATTGAGCATTTTTCTGAAGCGAAATCATTTTGTTGAATCAAGACCTTCTGGCCCGGGCACTCGGTCTTTGATATTCTTTGCCTCCACTGATGCAGAGCCCAGATGTCCCTATGACATCTCATTCATTTGTCACAACTTCAAATTTCTTCGGGTGTTGGATTTTGAAAGCATCAATATTGGTGTCTCCTTTCCTGTTGAAATTGGACTGCTGGTTCGGTTGAGATATTTAGCAGTGAGTGGGTACTTGCAGTATATCCCAAAATCAATAGCCAACCTCAGGAAACTAGAAACTTTGATTGTGAAGGGGTTGCGTGGTAAGGTTGTCCTACCAAAAACTATTTGGCAAATGACAAGTTTAAGGCATCTTCATTTGAACATTCATGTTGCATTCAAATTGGATGATGAAGAGCTTGGAGGCTGGTATCAGTTGGAAAATTTGGTCAGCTTTTCCCGTCCATCTCTTTCTTGTGGTGAAGATAGTGAACAAGTAATGAAGAGGTTTCCATATCTTCGCAAACTGAAATGCATTTTCTTCGAATCACGGAAGTCTTCcagtaattgcaatcaatttccaAGATTAAGTTCTCTAACTCATTTGGAGTCGCTCAATATTTTTTACTATGGGAGGCCTATTAATACCACTGAATTCATTCTCCCGTCCAATCTGAGGAAATTGACTCTTTCAAACTTTCACCTACCCTGGAATCGTATCTCGGCAATCGGGAAGCTACCAAAGCTGGAAGTTCTCAAGTTACTTTCTGGTGCCTTTGAGGGGCCGATATGGGACATGGGGGATGAAGAGTTCCAGGAACTTAAATTCTTGAAGTTAGACAGTTTGAACGTTGCCCAATGGAATGCTTCTTGTGATCACCTTCCCAAACTTGAACGCCTTGTCTTACAAAATTGCAAAGAACTTGAGAAAATTCCCCATGATTTTGCAGAAATATCTATGCTGGAAATGATTGAGGTGCACTGGTGCGGACAATCTGCAGAAAATTCGGCAAAAGGGATTGGGGATTCAACTGGGGAGATCAAAGTCCTAATCAGTAGTTCATATGTTAGATCGTGA